A stretch of Eleutherodactylus coqui strain aEleCoq1 chromosome 2, aEleCoq1.hap1, whole genome shotgun sequence DNA encodes these proteins:
- the LOC136610728 gene encoding cholesterol 25-hydroxylase-like protein 1, member 1, with the protein MNSSTSSQHLILQPFWDYLLTEFSSSVNSPVFPVLLAFSGYVCFSFPFAVIDMMGVQCHFFYQYKIQKNKQPTIRMMTVCIWKAVFNHVIYVFPTVFLNWLCMPPVSLPVSAPSVCTLLGEVLGCLLLFDLQYFIWHVLHHKNYWLYKKVHAVHHEYVAPFSWSSQNLSGYELMTVGFWSTMNPIQLGCHPLTSWTCNLLSIWMSVDDHIGYDFPWSLHRIFPLGLYGGALAHDLHHQKPGTNFSPFFRHWDIICGTSCSMSEKA; encoded by the coding sequence ATGAATTCATCTACTTCCAGCCAACATTTGATTCTCCAGCCATTTTGGGATTACTTACTTACAGAATTTAGTAGCTCAGTGAATAGCCCAGTTTTCCCTGTTTTGCTTGCATTCTCTGGCTATGTGTGCTTCAGCTTCCCGTTTGCTGTTATAGACATGATGGGAGTGCAATGCCATTTTTTCTATCAATACAAAATTCAGAAGAACAAGCAACCTACAATAAGGATGATGACTGTCTGTATCTGGAAGGCTGTGTTTAACCATGTGATATATGTCTTTCCAACAGTTTTTCTGAATTGGCTGTGCATGCCACCTGTATCCTTGCCAGTAAGTGCTCCTTCCGTTTGTACTCTTCTTGGAGAGGTCTTGGGATGTTTGCTTTTGTTTGACTTACAGTATTTTATTTGGCATGTTCTACACCATAAAAACTACTGGCTATACAAGAAGGTCCATGCCGTTCACCATGAGTATGTTGCACCATTTTCATGGTCTAGTCAAAACCTCAGTGGCTATGAGTTGATGACTGTTGGCTTTTGGAGTACCATGAATCCCATCCAATTAGGATGTCATCCATTGACTTCATGGACTTGTAATCTACTTAGTATTTGGATGTCTGTAGATGATCACATAGGCTATGATTTTCCCTGGTCCCTTCATCGTAtattcccccttggcctatatgGAGGAGCTCTAGCACATGACTTGCATCATCAGAAACCAGGAACAAACTTTTCCCCATTTTTTCGACACTGGGACATAATTTGTGGAACCAGTTGCTCTATGAGTGAAAAAGCCTAA
- the LOC136610727 gene encoding cholesterol 25-hydroxylase-like protein 1, member 2: MMEVFSCLSNALDTYLHSRSLLQLLWDYLRLHYADTLRSPLFPVVLTVSCYAISCIPYLVFNIMGRRWPFIHKYKIQQDRNPTGPMIFHCLGVTLYNHLFLIFPAAVAQWYWRPPCPLPEEAPSILDVVFGVMASLLLFDFQYFIWHMIHHRNRWLYKTFHAIHHEYMAPFSLATQCLGGWELITVGFWTTVNPIIFRCHILTTWIFMVFHVYVSVEDHCGYDFPWSTSRLMPFGIYGGPTKHDLHHQKPMSNYAPHFTHWDKLFGTHADFTSVKGILEVDTPNKTCCASKQEDTLYDESVSPTERVAEERSI, encoded by the coding sequence ATGATGGAAGTCTTCTCCTGTCTTTCCAATGCTTTGGACACATACCTACACAGCCGATCACTTCTACAGCTATTGTGGGACTACCTGCGGCTTCATTATGCGGATACTCTTAGGTCTCCACTCTTTCCTGTAGTCCTTACTGTGTCATGCTACGCTATCTCCTGCATACCTTACCTTGTTTTCAACATCATGGGCAGAAGATGGCCATTTATTCACAAGTATAAGATCCAACAAGACAGAAATCCAACTGGACCAATGATTTTCCATTGTCTCGGAGTGACTCTATATAACCACCTCTTCTTAATCTTCCCAGCTGCTGTTGCCCAGTGGTACTGGAGACCTCCCTGTCCGTTGCCAGAAGAGGCTCCAAGCATTTTGGATGTAGTGTTTGGCGTGATGGCAAGCCTTCTGCTATTTGATTTTCAATATTTTATTTGGCACATGATCCATCACAGGAACAGGTGGCTATACAAAACATTCCATGCCATTCATCATGAATACATGGCTCCTTTTTCCTTAGCCACCCAGTGTCTTGGGGGCTGGGAACTGATAACTGTTGGATTCTGGACCACAGTAAACCCTATCATCTTCAGGTGCCATATTCTCACAACCTGGATATTTATGGTATTTCATGTATATGTCTCTGTGGAAGACCATTGTGGTTACGATTTTCCCTGGTCCACTTCACGTTTAATGCCATTTGGGATCTATGGGGGGCCAACCAAACATGATCTACATCACCAGAAGCCTATGAGCAACTATGCCCCCCACTTTACACATTGGGACAAACTTTTTGGCACACATGCAGACTTCACTTCTGTCAAGGGCATACTGGAGGTtgatacccccaataaaacttgcTGTGCTAGTAAACAGGAGGATACCCTTTATGATGAAAGCGTTTCACCAACGGAGAGGGTTGCTGAAGAAAGAAGTATTTAA